The DNA sequence CCCTCTTCACCCTGACTCTCCGCCACCTCCAATCCCTCTCCCTCCACCACAAGTCCCTCCTCGTCGCCCGCCACCTCCTCTCCAACCTCACCCTCCTCACCCACGCCATCCGAAACCCCACCGCcgcccctccgccgccgccctcCGCCGCCCACATGAAGCTCAGAGACCTCGACGCcgtcctcctcctcctcctcctctgcgAGCTCCACCAGCACGACCCCAACTTCCTCGACGCCCCGCCCTCGTGGTGGCGCGCCATCCTCGCCGGCTACGTCTCCGACGCCGTCCTGAGGCTCTCGAGACTCGGCGGCTGCTCCGACGGAGAGGCTCTGGTCCAGTTCGTCGAGTCCGTGAGAAGATGCTGGAATTTGGTGGGCGTGATGGgatgcggcggcggcggggagGAGGGGAAGGAGGGGAGGGAGGAGGCGgcgtcggcggcggcggtggtggcgcTGCCGTCGGTGGTGGTGAAGGGAGGGGAGGAGTGTGTGATATGTAGGGAGGAGATGAGGGAAGGGAGAGATGTGTGTGAGTTGCCATGCAACCATTTGTTTCATTGGATTTGCATATTGCGGTGGCTCAAGAAGAGGAATACTTGCCCTTGCTGCCGCCACCGCCTCCCCACCGACGATCTCCGCCGCGAGATCGACCGCCTCTTGGAGGAGCTCGCCGTGATCGCCTCTTGTGAGAGTACATGAGTTTTCCAATTACTAAATGTAATGTGTGATGAGATATTGTGAAATTCATTGCGAAATCAGTTAGATGGAATGGTATAATAGAATTAGAGATGATGATGTAAATCATGTAacaatgcattattagaattacGCAGTGTAgtttttttatgtgattgttttatttttaccaaCGATATGATTACTAATGCTTTACCAATTCCGTGATTAATTGCAACGGACCACTTTTAGTTTCTAGATATGTTTTGTGATTTGAtgttacatttttataaaaattaaatatgtcatTATATAATATTCTTAATAATATCCTACAAAATTGGTGGTTTGGCCATATGTAAATGACACACGTGTCAaaatacacatacacatgtaAAATATAGTCtgacataattatttatctcgaaaatatattgtaaaaatattatggaagtcataaataaatgtgtatAAAGAATGGTTGAGAAGAAAGAGATGTAGAAGGATGAACATCAACCATTATAGATAAAAACATGAGTTTGTGGTTTAGGTCAATGTTAGCtggtagagagagtgatgtcCAGAAATCGTCGAATTTTCAAGTGATGTCAACcacaataaatatgtgttcaATAATTTCCATCATATCcatctatttattaatttatagtagtttGACATACGGATATATACTTGATTGattgcaaatatatattgttcGCAGCTAAATTCCTTATACATACAGTAttggttaattaattactgggttaatcacattttatcacATGAATTTCCAGCTAGCTAGTTCAATTTATAGCCTTAGCAATcgaaaatactagtatttagaCTAGCATTCTCCGTAATCTGATTTATTGTCCGTTTGAGGCTTTGAGTTGTGGTGTTAAttgacaattttaaattaattattgtaccAATGATGTCGTTTTGAGTTGTTGACTGTCAGTCCCATATCCGCCCTTGCTAGTTTGATACCTGAGTCGAGCGCCGAGTACCCTCACCCAAAATAGCTaatgattataaaatattattttctgaaTCTTTTAACTCCATCGAACCAACTGTTGTAATTTACACACAAGAACCACATGATACTTACTACTAAACGAGAACTGCTgtgatttataaattcaaCTACCAAGAATCCctcaaaaatatattccaaTACCATTTCAATAGATTCCGATTCCATTTGCATAATACCGAACGGgcatttttattgttttaacttttgcctatatattaaatatttcaacttAGTAAAATACGTCATGCacgaatataaataattagaatataaacgaaaaaaatgtaaatcaattaacaatttaagcCCACGTAAATGGGCCTATCACTAACATCATATCATGCAGCCCAACCAGCGTGTTTGAATCAAGTCGAATAGTAGTTCAGAACCTGTAGCTTTGTGGACTCATCAAAGTTTTTGAAAGGTCCGCTGATTACAAGATAAATTACTTCCCTTTCTTCCTAATAATTTATCACTATTTacttttacatatatattaagaaatactttatactccgtataatataatggaaataagtgGTGAATTTTGGATACAgacaaaaatgtaaataagtAACAAATGTTTTATCATCTTCGTAATAATTTatcactatttaattttatatgaattttaagaaatacttaATATAATAGAATGAAAGTAAGTGATTAATTTTGGGAACGagtaaaaatgtaaataagtAACAAATGTTCAGAGACATATTAAGAATTGAGGAGTACCTAATGTCAAATACCATTATCCTATTTTGATACTACGAAAGTGGACCTTTGGCTTTCACTATAActtaaagagtgaactacaaaaatagtccatgaattatgcgtttatctcgccaatgaactctagatttaaaaaatatcccaGACAACCCTgaactaagcgtttatctcgaaaatggtcatttttcattgtttCGTGATTTAAAATACCctttttggggggggggggttgggcaatttggtctttttccattttaaatctgatattatttcatgaTGTACTAAATccgatattatttcaaaattatcattcttctttccttttgcCATCCTTCActctatttctttatttcaatattagatttattttataaaatttaattttaaattttgatttttaaatatcaataaatttttttaattattaaaattactattaaataacaaattaatagttttaatcaatatttgacagtgtctaatatttaatcaataaggtaaaGGTACGATGacaccttagttttaatcataaatagatcatataatacgatttattccgaaataaatatgcatataatgtaagactaatataattttcgtttattaatttgaaaacaatcaaaattaattagaaaatttcaacaaaaattctcgtacatcaaatttttagtcaacttcataatatttttagtcaaattctcatatacattagatgcatatttattgcaaaataaatcatgttatatgatctatttatgattaaaactattaaatattgattaaaactaaggtgtAGTCGCACCTTTACCTTgttgattaaatattacacactatcaaatattgattaaaactattaatttgttatttaatagtaattttaataattaaaattttttattgatatttaaaaattgaaatttaaaatttaattttataaaattaaatctaatattgaaataaagaaacaaagtgaaagatgataaaatgaaagaagaatgataattttaaaataatatcagatttagtccatcactgaaataatattagatttaaaatgtaaaaaagccAAATTGTCAAAACTCcccaaaaccccccaaaagggtatttttgtctaaaaaatgaccattttcaagataaacgcttagtccagaGTTGTCtgaggatatttttaaagttcaggattcattggcgagataaacgTATAGTTCagagactatttttgtagttcactctaactTAAAATATCTGGTATTATGAAGATAGGAAGTCGTGATATAGATAAATAAGACTTGGAGTGCAGTGCAATCTATCTACTTTTGACAAgcctataaattaaaattatgcaaaGTAAATTGTTAAAAAGTTGAAGTATAATAATCAAACCTtggagtataataatttaattttaaagaaatgaaGTCAATTATTACAGGCAGGCCCAGTTAGTGTATTGTCCAGAAATTGTATCCAAACATTGCTTCTGAGCGAAGGTTAGAGGCAGAGGTCTCGATGTTACCAAAATCATAACAATGTATGAAACGAGGCCCTTTTGTTACACGTCGCCAAACATGATACTTCATCATTATTCATCAACTAGTGTGTGCCATACAATCATTCGTTTATTGTAGTCTTGTAGTTTCAATATAGATTTtcgtttaaaatatttatacaaatcaGATTTACAATCTAATTTGGTTCGGGTATTCGATGTCTTTAACTCGAGAATcaaatagtataaaactagaaattatgttttcaaacttattttatcttCACTCTAGACCTAATTTATATAGACTggaatgatatttattacCCATTATTTTTTGTTCAACTTATGAGACATATGAAATGTGTTTGAATATTGTGCGGTTTTTGTGTAACTTATTACTTACGTGaattaaaatactaacatTACTATATTTAAATGACTACCTCTAAAACAGTTTCACTCAATAACTTGAGCCAGGAGAACATAATCGAAAAGTTTGAATTATCAAGCACACTGggaaatcataaaattattgaaatctAAACCTTCCAGATCCTGTGACATTGTCTATGCTGGGACTCTGAGTCTGTGATCACTCAATCCTCGAAATATAAGAAGCAACAGATATTTGAGATACtgtatttatatacatttatttgtttgtttgtttacATTGGTAGTTAAATTTGAGGGCACGGGCGAGGAGTGAAAGAGAGGTGGGGGCACCGTCTACGACGTGACTTAACCTAGTCTCAGATTATCTATTTGTCCTCTTCCCATTTCATTATATTCAAAGTATTAACTTCTTATTTAGTATCACTACTCACATTCTCACAATTTAATCGACCCATATCACTATATCACTCAATTTTAAGCTATTTTCAATTAGGGTGATCGGGCTCTTTTTTAAGGTTAAAATAGTAGGCCTTCAATTCTAACCCAACCGATTCCGGGCTAGTCGGCCGGGCCtaactaaatttaatgataCTGACTTTCTTAGtaactagtattttattttagtatttacgaaaaatattatattgtgatttttaaaattggaacgcttaatttcatatttagataaaaaaatttatcattttaacattaatttacaaattaactgacaatttttttttcatatgaaTGAGTAATAATTAGAGcaaatttttatcataaaaatataagtattaacaaattttaaaattaaatactaaatacAAACATTGCAGTTAACAAGGCATTCCTATCGGTTTTCGATATATTTTCAAATCGAGCCAATTAgacttttattaatattttaggcTAGTTATTCTCGGTTCTaaaccaatttatttttcttggttTATTTAAATCGGTCTCTCGTTTTTCGGGATTTTTGACATAACTACTCTTCTCAATTCAGTCGTCGGGAATGGTCGAATGTacatacattatatatataaattcttaaattgtAGAACAATTTAACGCAAGTTTGTTGAATTGACTTAGTTATATTTGAGTATTtcattgataaatttaataaaacgGGGCAAGGGCTTGTCTCCCGATAAGATCAAATAACTAACTTAGGGGTTTCTAGTATAAGGGACTTAAATAATATGGCTACTGATGCCTACGCTTTTAAAAGTATCCCCGCATTTAATTGcacatttcaataaaataatgaaatttacaTTTGTTATGTAGCTTGTTCCCATGAAAAATGCATATACACAACTAGTTACCAATTACGAAAAGTATTTACAAGGTTAGAATCGAAAAAATATTTgcaaatcagaaaaaaaaaatcaaaatacgaCACCTATAtctcttgttttctttttccccTTCCTTTTCCTTTAAACTTGAATCTTGGTAATAATTtcgaaaagaaaaaaaaatacaactgACATTAATGCTTCTTCCCCTATAGGAAAAAGCGGTAAGCTTTTTAATTATCCAAgactaaatatttaattataaaaagcGGTAAGCTTATCTGCATAAAGTtgtttacaaaaataaaaaaaccgGGCAGTAATTACTGCAATAAATGATCAGTAATAACTATAAGTCATAATACAGAAATAATCTtgatggagtagtataaagCCAGGACTCAGGTTTGACTTAAGAACATAAATActcttaaatttattttgatctctaatttattttgagcTGCCTTCACGCAATGTCTAAGAATTTCATGATATGAATTAgtcaattcataatttttagtattaaaatttgtaagatGAATTCGGTTAGTTTACAgtttcatatattaatataatattgagaCTGAAATTACGTGCAGATTTAGTATGAATAGTCTGAATTTGGCCAGTTCAAACCATCATTCTATTATTTCGATAAACATAATGAAATCGTTTAAAGGAATTTCAACTGTCTCATTCCTAGAtttttgttgaagaaattgatTGTAACTTGCCGtttaaaagattttaaaatgatgaGATAGCAGTAATAAACATTTATGGTGGGTAAGAAGAGGCCAAAGGCTTCCTGACATGTAAAGCCCCAATGATTTTGTAACCtactttctttatttctcttttttgctACAATTCAAtacagtatttattttatttcaaaagtcgaattatttatgtattctATAAA is a window from the Salvia hispanica cultivar TCC Black 2014 chromosome 1, UniMelb_Shisp_WGS_1.0, whole genome shotgun sequence genome containing:
- the LOC125201460 gene encoding E3 ubiquitin-protein ligase SGR9, amyloplastic; translated protein: MVFANMANYLNSTEAILMGALSTLPPPHLSHLSHSISALFRRHLRRLVALLSYPTLFTLTLRHLQSLSLHHKSLLVARHLLSNLTLLTHAIRNPTAAPPPPPSAAHMKLRDLDAVLLLLLLCELHQHDPNFLDAPPSWWRAILAGYVSDAVLRLSRLGGCSDGEALVQFVESVRRCWNLVGVMGCGGGGEEGKEGREEAASAAAVVALPSVVVKGGEECVICREEMREGRDVCELPCNHLFHWICILRWLKKRNTCPCCRHRLPTDDLRREIDRLLEELAVIASCEST